A single genomic interval of Microbacterium sp. BLY harbors:
- a CDS encoding DM13 domain-containing protein, translating into MRKTLLATTAAVGLALTLAACSPQDAADTSAPSSSASQSTTESDATTADTTAKTGEFAGLNGKEVAGMVSVSDTEVMLSEFSSDEGPDLHVYLTDGTDEAAIAAGMLVDAVSYDTATQTFTLDGVEAEDYSHVVIYCDKAKAVFGAAELS; encoded by the coding sequence ATGCGCAAGACCCTTCTCGCCACCACCGCCGCCGTCGGGCTCGCCCTGACGCTCGCGGCCTGCAGCCCGCAAGACGCGGCCGACACGTCGGCCCCCTCGTCCTCGGCCTCGCAGAGCACCACGGAGAGCGACGCCACGACCGCGGACACGACCGCGAAGACCGGGGAGTTCGCCGGACTGAACGGCAAGGAGGTCGCCGGCATGGTCTCGGTCTCCGACACCGAGGTCATGCTGTCGGAGTTCTCCTCGGACGAGGGCCCCGACCTGCACGTCTACCTGACCGACGGCACGGACGAGGCGGCCATCGCCGCCGGCATGCTCGTCGACGCGGTCTCGTACGACACCGCGACGCAGACCTTCACCCTTGACGGTGTCGAGGCCGAGGACTACTCCCACGTCGTCATCTACTGCGACAAGGCGAAGGCCGTGTTCGGGGCTGCCGAGCTGTCATGA
- a CDS encoding DoxX family membrane protein — MTALRSARLLIGPLLGAAARVAVGVLWLIEGTLKYRSGFGAADIELVAQSAQGNTRVPDFFDPLGAAMTSASALFGVAIPALEVGLGVLLVSGLLTRTAAFVSIGTLALYWSADQLIAQYPVMVVLSATVLVFVASGRFGVDGWVRARRAKRPVEGPGD; from the coding sequence ATGACCGCCCTCCGTTCCGCTCGTCTCCTGATCGGCCCGCTGCTGGGGGCGGCCGCGCGGGTGGCGGTCGGGGTGCTGTGGCTCATCGAGGGGACGCTGAAGTACCGATCGGGCTTCGGAGCGGCCGACATCGAACTCGTGGCGCAGAGCGCACAGGGGAACACGAGGGTGCCGGACTTCTTCGATCCGCTCGGGGCGGCGATGACTTCGGCATCCGCGCTCTTCGGGGTCGCGATCCCGGCACTGGAGGTCGGATTGGGCGTCCTCCTCGTGTCGGGACTGCTCACCCGAACGGCCGCGTTCGTCTCGATCGGGACCCTGGCGCTCTATTGGAGCGCAGACCAGCTGATCGCGCAGTACCCCGTGATGGTGGTGCTGTCCGCGACGGTGCTGGTGTTCGTCGCCTCCGGGCGGTTCGGGGTCGACGGCTGGGTGCGGGCGCGGCGAGCGAAGCGTCCGGTGGAGGGACCGGGCGACTGA